The following is a genomic window from Rhinoraja longicauda isolate Sanriku21f chromosome 26, sRhiLon1.1, whole genome shotgun sequence.
GTAGGAGGGGCTGTGAGGGAGCGCCGTGCCGAGGAGCGGTGTGGGAGACTTGGTAGGAAGTCTTGCAGTAAAGCAGACTTTCATCTTGTCTTTCTTCTCTTCCTTTGCCTCTTCATTCTTACTGCTCTGATCTTTTACCCCTTCTTTGCCCCCCACAACCCAGCACCTGGCTGAACAACCATGTCTTTGACTTCCACAGGTACTGACTGAAGCCCAAGAGCTCTCAGCTCCCCTCTCCACCCAGCCGACAGACTGTGATGATGGGACAGACGCTGACCTAATGGGCACCGACAGGCCTGGCAACTGCATGGAAGATGCCCACCATCCAGATGTTGATCCAGAAGGTGCCCTACCGAATTGTGATCCATTAAGTGGCTATTCAGATGTTGATCCAGAAGGTGCCTATCCAGATTTTGATTCACACGATGCCCACCATCCAGATGGTCATCTGGAAGATGGTGACTATCCAAATGTTGATTCATATGATGCCCACCATCTAGAAGGTGCCCACCATCCAGACACCCCATCATATTCCCAAGAGGTTTTGGTTGAATCTACGAAGGTGGTGATGAAGCAGGTGCTTCAGAGTGGCGGTGAGGAGCAGGTGTCAGAACCATGTGCGGGCGCCAGCTCACCGGAGACCATGCAGCTGTTGGGAAAAGCCATCACTGATTTTGGCATGGAGATGTTCCGGAAGGTTCTGATGAAAACCAAGAAGCCAAACGTGATCATCTCCCCTCTCAGTGTGGTCCTGGGCCTCGCTCAGCTCTCTCTGGGTAACAGATTCGTTCCAAttcaaaacacaacgtgctggaggaacccagcgggtcaggcagcatctgtggagggaatgaacaggcgacgtttcgggtcggggcccttagagtcatagagagtcatagagtgatacagtgtggaaacaggcccttcggcccaacatgtcccagctacactagtcctacttgcctgcgtttggcccacatccctccaaacctgtcctatccatgtacctgtctaactgtttctacctcccccggcagcttgttccatacacccaccaccttttgtgtgaaaaagttactccttagttttccattaaaaaaattccccttcaccttaaacccatgtcccctggtccttgattcacccatTCTGGTCAAGAGActatgcatctgcccgatctattcctctcgtgagtaggggggagaaagtggaAAAGAGAGGCATGTGgggggcaaagtctggcaagtgataggtggatacaggtgagagggggttgattggcagatgggtggagtaagggacaaaggctggaggtgaaaaggagactaaAGTGGGGACGATACGGAGTGAAGAGGGGATGAAATGCAATACTAGATAttggggggatgtgggaggaaaataggGCAGGATAAAAGAGTAATGGGGACTTGTGCATGGGAGATGTGtgcaaaggaggggaaaggagcagggtgatggGNNNNNNNNNNNNNNNNNNNNNNNNNNNNNNNNNNNNNNNNNNNNNNNNNNNNNNNNNNNNNNNNNNNNNNNNNNNNNNNNNNNNNNNNNNNNNNNNNNNNNNNNNNNNNNNNNNNNNNNNNNNNNNNNNNNNNNNNNNNNNNNNNNNNNNNNNNNNNNNNNNNNNNNNNNNNNNNNNNNNNNNNNNNNNNNNNNNNNNNNNNNNNNNNNNNNNNNNNNNNNNNNNNNNNNNNNNNNNNNNNNNNNNNNNNNNNNNNNNNNNNNNNNNNNNNNNNNNNNNNNNNNNNNNNNNNNNNNNNNNNNNNNNNNNNNNNNNNNNNNNNNNNNNNNNNNNNNNNNNNNNNNNNNNNNNNNNNNNNNNNNNNNNNNNNNNNNNNNNNNNNNNNNNNNNNNNNNNNNNNNNNNNNNNNNNNNNNNNNNNNNNNNNNNNNNNNNNNNNNNNNNNNNNNNNNNNNNNNNNNNNNNNNNNNNNNNNNNNNNNNNNNNNNNNNNNNNNNNNNNACTCACACCGCCTTGGCTGGCCATGTTCCCATCTTGCTGCTACCACCGGGAAGACAGTGCAGGAGCCTGAGAATCATGAAACTCAGGATCaacagcagcttcttcccagcaaccagcgGGCTCTTGAACGCCAGCCTCAACCCCaccacagcaccacactgccccagactggccTCAACCCCaccacagcaccacactgccccagactggccccatccccacactgccccagactggccTCAACCCCaccacagcaccacactgcccAGACTAGCCCCATCCCCATGCCCAGactgccccagactggccccatccccCACTGCCCCATCCCAGCCACTCAGACTGGCCCCATcccacagcaccacactgccccagactagccccatccccacactgccccagactggccccccatccccacagcaccacactgccccagactggcccatcccacagcaccacactgccccagactggccccatccccacagcaccacactgcccagactggccccatccccacagcccacactgccccagactggccccatccccacagcaccacactgccccagactggccccatccccacagcCCACACTGGCCccagactggccccatccccacagcaccacactgccccagactggccccatccccacactgccccagactgccccagactggccccatccccacagcaccacactgccccagactggcccatccccacactgccccagactggccccagactggccccatccccacagcaccacactgccccagactggccccaACCCCACAgctccacactgccccagactgggccccatccccacagcaccacactgccccagactggccccatccccacactgccccagactggccccagactggccccatccccacagcaccacactgccccagaccaccacagcaccacactgccccagactggccccatccccacactgcccagactggccccatccccacactgccccagactggccccatccccacactgccccagactggccccatccccacactgccccagactgcCCCAACaccacagcaccacactgccccagactggcccagactggccccatccccacagcaccacactgcccagactggccccatccccacactgccccagactggccccatccccacagcaccacactgccccagactggccccaaccccacagcaccacactgccccagactggccccatccccacactgccccagactggcccatccccacactgccccagactggccccaGACTGGCCCCAACCCACAgctccacactgccccagactAGCCCCATcccacactgccccagactggccccatccccacactgccccagactgcCCCAACaccacagcaccacactgccccagactggccccatccccacagcaccacactgccccagactggccccatccccacactgccccagactggccccaGACTGGCCCATCCCACAGCACCAacactgccccagactggccccaaccccacagcaccacactgccccagactggccccatccccacagcaccacactgccccagactggccccatccccacactgccccagactggccccaACCCCACAgctccacactgccccagactagccccatccccacactgccccagactggccccagactggccccatccccacagcaccacactgccccagactgcCCCAACaccacagcaccacactgccccagactggTCCCAACCCCACCTCAGCACCACACTACCccagactggccccatccccacactgccccagactggccccatccccacactgccccagactggccccatccccacactgccccagactggccccatccccacactgccccagactgcCCCAACaccacagcaccacactgccccagactggccccatccccacagcaccacactgccccagactggccccaaccccacagcaccacactgccccagactggccccatccccacactgccccagactggccccatccccacagcaccacactgccccagactggccccaGACTGGCCTCAACCCCaccacagcaccacactgccccagactagccccatccccacactgccccagactggccccagactggccccatccccacagcaccacactgccccagactggccccatccccacagctccacactgccccagactggccccaACCCCACAgctccacactgccccagactggccccatccccacactgccccagactggccccagactggccccatccccacagcaccacactgccccagactgcCCCAACaccacagcaccacactgccccagacGGGTCCCAACCCCACCTCAGCACCACACTACCccagactggccccatccccacactaccccagactggccccatccccacactgccccagactggccccatccccacactgccccagactggccccatccccacactgccccagactgcCCCAACaccacagcaccacactgccccagactggccccatccccacagcaccacactgccccagactggccccaaccccacagcaccacactgccccagactggccccatccccacactgccccagactggccccagactggccccatccccacagcaccacactgccccagactggccTCAACCCCaccacagcaccacactgccccagactagccccatccccacactgccccagactggccccagactggccccatccccacagcaccacactgccccagactggccccatccccacagctccacactgccccagactggccccaACCCCACAgctccacactgccccagactggccccatccccacactgccccagactggccccagactggccccatccccacagcaccacactgccccagactgcCCCAACaccacagcaccacactgccccagactggTCCCAACCCCACAGCACCACACTGTTGCAGACTGGCCTCATCCCCACATTGCCCCAGACTGGCCCCAACCCCACAGCACCACACTGTTGtagactggccccatccccacactgccccagactggccccaaccccacctcagcaccacactgccccagactgcCCCAAACaccacagcaccacactgccccagactgcCCCAACACCTCagcaccacactgccccagactggccccaACCCCACAgctccacactgccccagactggccccaGACTGGCCCCAACCCCACAgctccacactgccccagactggccccatccccacactgccccagactggccccatccccacagcaccacactgccccagactggccccaACCCCACAgctccacactgccccagactggccccaACCCCACAgctccacactgccccagactggccccatccccacactgccccagactggccccatccccacagcaccacactgccccagtctagccccaaccccacctcagctccacactgccccacactgccccagactggccccaaccccacctcagctccacactgccccagactAGCCCCAAGCCCACACTGCTGCAGACTGGCCCCAAccccacagcaccacactgccccagaccagccccaaccccacagcaccacactgccccagactggccccatccccacactgccccagactggccccagactggccccatccccacagcaccacactgccccagactAGCCCCAAccccacagcaccacactgccccatccccacagcaccacactgccccagactggccccaaccccacagcaccacactgccccatccccacagcaccacactgccccatccccacagcaccacactgccccagtctagccccatccccacagcaccacactgccccagtctagccccatccccacagcaccacactgccccatccccacagtaccacactgccccagactggccccaaccccacagcaccacactgccccagactggccccaACCCCACAGCACCACACTGTTGTAGACTGGCCCCAACCCCACAGCACCACACTGTTGTAGACTGGCCCCAACCCCACAGCACCATACTGTTGTAGACTGGCCCCAACCCCACAGCACCACACTGTTGTAGACTGGCCCCAACCCCACAGCACCACACTGTTGTAGACTGGCCCCAAccccacagcaccacactgccccagtctagccccatccccacagcaccacactgccccagtctagccccatccccacagcaccacactgccccatccccacagcaccacactgccccagactggccccaaccccacagcaccacactgccccagactggccccaACCCCACAGCACCACACTGTTGTAGACTGGCCCCAACCCCACAGCACCACACTGTTGTAGACTGGCCCCAACCCCACAGCACCACACTGTTGTAGACTGGCCCCAACCCCACAGCACCACACTGTTGTAGACTGGCCCCAACCCCACAGCACCACACTGTTGTAGACTGGCC
Proteins encoded in this region:
- the LOC144606154 gene encoding uncharacterized protein LOC144606154, giving the protein MGDLVTRCQEDNLALNISKAMELVTDFRKCGLTRPGSINGADVEMIERFKFEGVNITVPWFTTLTPWCCTSECWSGKRLLVGSVIEHTTDLGSLFGHFRLGVDTGRAETTERSNMKTRTLVVVLWCFLTSALIADGEDDMVVPETSSTRNPAEVLTEAQELSAPLSTQPTDCDDGTDADLMGTDRPGNCMEDAHHPDVDPEGALPNCDPLSGYSDVDPEGAYPDFDSHDAHHPDGHLEDGDYPNVDSYDAHHLEGAHHPDTPSYSQEVLVESTKVVMKQVLQSGGEEQVSEPCAGASSPETMQLLGKAITDFGMEMFRKVLMKTKKPNVIISPLSVVLGLAQLSLGNRFVPIQNTTCWRNPAGQAASVEGMNRRRFGSGPLES